In candidate division WOR-3 bacterium, the DNA window ATTGAAGGCAATTCAACGATTGATGAGAAGATTTTGACCGGAGAAAGTATGCCGGTGGAGAAGGGTGTGGGGGATGAGGTGATTGGGGGGACACTCAATAAGTTTGGCACATTTAAGTTTCGGGCAACCAGGGTCGGTTCGGAAACAACTCTCGCCCAGATCATTAAGATGGTAGAAGAGGCGCAAGGCACTACAGCACCCATTCAGAGATTGGCGGATAAGGTTGCTTCTTATTTCGTCCCGGCGGTGATTGGTATCGCCTTTCTTTCGGCTCTTATCTGGCTCCTTAAAGGAAATTCTACGACTGCGCTTTTATCGTTCGTGGCGGTCTTAATTATTGCCTGTCCCTGTGCCTTGGGTATTGCTACCCCAGCCGCTTTGCTGGTGGGAGTTGGCAAGGGAGCGGAGATGGGGATTCTGATTAGAGGGGCAGAATACTTGGAAAAGGCAGAGAAGTTAAAGACAATTGTCTTTGATAAGACCGGAACTTTGACCAAAGGGGAACCGGAGGTGAAAGAGATTGTCTCTTTCAATCAGGTTTCTACCAGAGAGATATTAAAAATGGCGGCAATTGCGGAAAAGGGCTCAGAGCATCCTTTGGCTCAGGCAGTCATTAAGAAGGCAAAACAAGAAGGGATTGAGATTCCCGAAGCAGAAGGTTTTGAAGCAATCCCCGGCTATGGGGTTAAGGTTTTTTTAAATGGTAAAGAGATTCTGGCTGGCAACCGGAAATTAATGGCGGAGATGGGAATTGCGCTCGGTGAGAAAGAGAAGATAATCTCCGATTTAGAAGAGAAAGGAAATACGGTTATGATTTTGGCAAAGGAAAAGGAGATTGTCGGTTTAGTGGCGGTGGCGGATACATTAAAAGAATTTGCCAAAGAGGCGATAGATGATTTGCGAAGAGAAGGATTAGAAATTTTTCTTTTAACTGGTGACAATGAGCGGACCGCGCAGGCGATTGCCTCTCAGGTTGGTATCGGAAAAATTATTGCCAATGTCTTGCCCAAGGATAAGGCGAAAGTAATTAGCGACTTACAAAATGCAGGTAAAGTGGTGGCGATGGTTGGCGATGGGATAAACGATGCCCCGGCACTGGCACAAGCGGATATTGGTATCGCAATTGGTAGCGGTTCGGATGTGGCAAAAGAGGCAGGCGGAATTATTTTGGTGAAGGATGACTTGCGGGATGTGGTGAAAGCGATAAGATTGAGCAAAAAGACGATGGGGAAGATAAAAGAGAATCTCTTTTGGGCATTTATCTATAACACCTTTGCGGTGCCGATTGCCGCCTTTGGACTACTCAATC includes these proteins:
- a CDS encoding heavy metal translocating P-type ATPase, which translates into the protein MKVTDPVCGMRIEDKEAKVKLVYQGVTYYFCSECCREAFIENPSSFIKKESPVGERAKDPICGMVIPKERSIKKEIGGRTYYFCSENCLRTFLSPEKEMKAMRTRVSIALTGVVALAILRALFFLGLAAGATVLTWVPIKSLPWFNGGIWLFIITTPIIIFGGRGFFLGAYQGIKKRVANMDLLIALGTSTAYLYSALIVLFPKVLPVKEKNLYFEVAAIIIAFVLLGRYMEEIIKKRSSLAIRKLLDLKPQTARVIREGREIEIPAESVMVDEIVVVKPGEKIPTDGIIIEGNSTIDEKILTGESMPVEKGVGDEVIGGTLNKFGTFKFRATRVGSETTLAQIIKMVEEAQGTTAPIQRLADKVASYFVPAVIGIAFLSALIWLLKGNSTTALLSFVAVLIIACPCALGIATPAALLVGVGKGAEMGILIRGAEYLEKAEKLKTIVFDKTGTLTKGEPEVKEIVSFNQVSTREILKMAAIAEKGSEHPLAQAVIKKAKQEGIEIPEAEGFEAIPGYGVKVFLNGKEILAGNRKLMAEMGIALGEKEKIISDLEEKGNTVMILAKEKEIVGLVAVADTLKEFAKEAIDDLRREGLEIFLLTGDNERTAQAIASQVGIGKIIANVLPKDKAKVISDLQNAGKVVAMVGDGINDAPALAQADIGIAIGSGSDVAKEAGGIILVKDDLRDVVKAIRLSKKTMGKIKENLFWAFIYNTFAVPIAAFGLLNPIVAAAAMALSSLSVVTNSARLRWVKV